Proteins from a single region of Verrucomicrobiia bacterium:
- a CDS encoding PD-(D/E)XK nuclease family protein has translation MPVYSHTQLETFRICPKKYEFRYILKPEVPEVATAETILGSTVHKTLSRLFQDVQMEKIPALPEVENNFDEFWKKEWHSGLRMSGDYDAGDYHRIGLKCLRDFYQHHHPFNQSRTLGLDYKATVSLDESGRYKMTGFIDRLAKSPDETYEIHDFKTGKNLPTQADLESDQQLTLYNLLVRQLWPQVNRVRSIWHFLRFDELLETVRTPEQVEEAKQKVMQRIDEVEAARAAGHFPTKVSDFCGWCDYKHICPAWKHLFWLEEEKEKIADADQGKQMVDELARLKADKVELEARIEQVREIILEFARQNGLTALFGSGQIAQIKDSEWPRLPDRKTNPQAREALEKLLKEHNLWEKAAEVSRFKLDRILKDRTLPEEVRKKLRTLAPVEKQFTVSVLRRKDELVQEEE, from the coding sequence ATGCCGGTTTACTCCCATACCCAACTCGAAACCTTCCGCATCTGTCCCAAGAAGTACGAGTTCCGCTACATTTTGAAGCCGGAAGTGCCGGAAGTGGCCACCGCGGAAACGATACTTGGCTCCACCGTTCACAAAACCCTTTCCCGTCTGTTTCAAGATGTCCAGATGGAAAAAATCCCGGCCCTGCCCGAGGTGGAAAATAACTTCGACGAGTTCTGGAAAAAAGAATGGCATTCGGGTCTGCGGATGTCCGGGGATTATGACGCCGGGGACTACCACCGCATCGGTTTAAAGTGTCTGAGGGATTTTTACCAGCACCATCATCCGTTTAACCAGAGCCGGACTTTGGGGTTGGACTACAAGGCCACCGTTTCGTTGGACGAGTCCGGCCGTTACAAAATGACCGGTTTCATCGACCGACTGGCCAAATCGCCGGACGAGACCTACGAAATTCACGATTTCAAAACCGGCAAAAATCTCCCAACCCAGGCCGATTTAGAATCCGACCAGCAGTTGACCCTCTATAATCTTTTGGTGCGTCAGCTCTGGCCGCAGGTCAACAGAGTCCGCTCCATCTGGCATTTTTTGCGCTTCGACGAGCTTTTGGAAACCGTCCGCACCCCGGAACAGGTGGAGGAAGCCAAGCAAAAAGTGATGCAGCGGATTGACGAAGTGGAGGCGGCCCGCGCAGCCGGCCATTTCCCCACCAAGGTCTCCGATTTTTGCGGCTGGTGCGACTACAAGCATATCTGCCCCGCCTGGAAGCATCTGTTCTGGCTGGAGGAGGAAAAAGAAAAAATCGCCGACGCCGACCAGGGAAAGCAGATGGTGGACGAGCTGGCCCGGCTGAAGGCGGACAAGGTCGAGCTGGAGGCCAGAATCGAGCAGGTGCGGGAAATCATTCTCGAATTCGCCCGCCAGAACGGACTTACCGCTCTCTTCGGCAGCGGCCAGATTGCCCAAATCAAGGATTCCGAATGGCCCCGGCTGCCGGATCGAAAGACAAATCCCCAAGCCCGCGAGGCGTTGGAAAAACTTTTGAAGGAACACAATCTCTGGGAAAAGGCCGCCGAAGTCAGCCGCTTCAAGCTGGATAGGATTTTAAAAGACCGTACCCTTCCCGAAGAAGTAAGAAAAAAGTTGCGGACTTTGGCGCCGGTGGAAAAACAGTTTACCGTCTCCGTTCTCCGCCGAAAAGACGAGCTGGTACAAGAAGAGGAGTAA
- a CDS encoding lyase family protein — MKENDKISIFDLASPLDFRYYASDTAVFERLKNHASEEAYVQAQLKVELELLWALEELGIVPKGTYAKAGKAQITAQKVYEEEKKTEHNVRALVNLIQKTLPPEAAPYVHLFATSMDITDTAQALRIKKMVQEAILPDFIALTELIAQMAKKEAKTTQIGRTHGQFAEPVTFGFYLAYYASRLLGRIEKIQEANNKLVGKFAGPVGAYNSLALAFGDKAPLFEKLILNRLGLEVDEQQVSTQIVQPEPLADLGYAILSAFSVLANLADDMRHLYRSEIAEVYERGAEKRVGSSTMPHKINPKDFENVKSLWKAYAPRMVTLLSDQISEHQRDLTNSASNRFAVELFVAFEQAVLRMNKALSRLEPNRENLKKNLEASKSLTVAEPIYIALALAGHSAPYEKAKELANRLRNKGENPVAIVKKELPEYWNKISDLTKKVLDDPTAYAGAAPVRAVEIAATVAQRLARLKTELKKPAPRSDFSADLEALKAELKKRK, encoded by the coding sequence ATGAAGGAAAACGACAAAATTTCCATTTTCGACCTCGCCTCCCCGCTCGATTTCCGCTATTACGCATCGGATACGGCCGTTTTTGAGCGGCTTAAAAACCACGCCTCGGAAGAGGCCTACGTGCAGGCCCAGTTGAAAGTAGAATTGGAACTATTGTGGGCCTTGGAAGAACTCGGCATTGTTCCAAAGGGCACGTACGCCAAAGCCGGGAAAGCACAAATCACCGCCCAAAAAGTTTACGAGGAGGAAAAGAAAACCGAGCATAACGTCCGGGCGCTGGTGAATCTGATTCAAAAAACCCTCCCGCCGGAAGCGGCCCCCTACGTCCATCTTTTTGCCACCTCGATGGACATCACGGACACAGCCCAGGCCCTGCGCATCAAAAAAATGGTGCAGGAGGCGATTCTTCCCGATTTTATCGCGCTGACCGAACTGATAGCCCAGATGGCCAAAAAAGAGGCCAAAACAACCCAAATCGGCCGCACCCATGGGCAGTTCGCCGAGCCGGTCACCTTCGGTTTCTATCTCGCCTACTACGCCAGTCGCCTTTTGGGACGCATCGAAAAAATTCAGGAGGCCAATAACAAGCTGGTTGGAAAATTCGCCGGTCCGGTGGGGGCCTACAATTCGCTGGCCTTGGCCTTCGGGGATAAAGCCCCGCTTTTTGAGAAATTGATTCTGAACCGGCTTGGCTTGGAAGTGGACGAACAGCAGGTCTCGACCCAAATCGTCCAGCCGGAGCCCCTGGCGGACTTGGGCTACGCCATCCTTTCCGCATTCTCCGTTCTGGCCAATCTGGCCGATGATATGCGCCATTTGTATCGCTCCGAAATTGCCGAGGTGTACGAGCGGGGGGCCGAAAAGCGGGTCGGCTCCTCCACCATGCCGCACAAAATCAATCCCAAGGATTTCGAAAACGTCAAATCCCTCTGGAAGGCGTACGCGCCGCGAATGGTGACCCTGCTATCCGACCAGATTTCGGAACACCAGCGGGACTTGACTAACTCCGCCTCCAACCGCTTCGCGGTGGAGCTTTTCGTCGCCTTCGAGCAGGCGGTTTTGCGCATGAACAAGGCCCTTTCCCGCCTGGAACCGAACCGCGAGAATCTGAAAAAGAACCTCGAAGCAAGCAAATCATTGACCGTGGCCGAGCCGATTTACATCGCCTTGGCCCTGGCCGGGCATTCCGCGCCGTATGAAAAAGCGAAAGAGCTGGCCAACCGCCTCAGAAACAAAGGTGAAAATCCCGTTGCCATTGTCAAAAAAGAACTGCCGGAGTACTGGAACAAAATATCGGACTTGACCAAAAAGGTTCTGGACGACCCGACCGCCTACGCCGGTGCCGCCCCTGTCCGGGCGGTCGAAATCGCCGCTACCGTTGCCCAACGGCTGGCCCGGTTGAAAACGGAATTGAAAAAGCCGGCTCCAAGGTCGGATTTTTCGGCGGATCTTGAGGCGTTGAAAGCAGAATTGAAAAAACGGAAATAA
- a CDS encoding VOC family protein produces MKKKVNPIPKGYHTVTPYLTVEGVARLIEFLKKAFGAREKERMIRPDGSIGHAEVKIGDSIVMMGDATEKYKAAPGKIYLYVKNTDAFYKSALAAGATSTMEPQDMFWGDRNAGVKDPFGNEWWIATHKEDVPPKK; encoded by the coding sequence ATGAAAAAGAAAGTGAACCCGATACCAAAAGGGTATCACACCGTCACGCCGTACCTGACCGTTGAGGGGGTGGCGCGGCTGATTGAGTTCTTGAAAAAGGCCTTTGGCGCCAGGGAAAAGGAACGGATGATCCGGCCGGACGGCAGCATCGGTCACGCCGAGGTCAAAATCGGCGATTCGATTGTGATGATGGGGGATGCGACCGAGAAATATAAAGCGGCGCCGGGAAAAATCTACCTCTATGTAAAGAACACGGACGCTTTCTACAAAAGTGCCTTGGCCGCCGGCGCTACCTCAACAATGGAGCCGCAGGATATGTTCTGGGGAGACCGCAACGCCGGGGTGAAAGACCCCTTCGGCAACGAATGGTGGATTGCCACGCACAAGGAAGACGTGCCACCCAAGAAATGA